A single genomic interval of Ischnura elegans chromosome 3, ioIscEleg1.1, whole genome shotgun sequence harbors:
- the LOC124156297 gene encoding cytochrome c oxidase subunit 4 isoform 1, mitochondrial-like — translation MANRLLSLCARNFQKIQKAGIHDRAKIGNREIVGFGYNGQANYMDRADFPLPAIRFRENTPDIQALREKEKGDWKKLTIEEKKALYRASFCQTFAEMKAPTGEWKSTIGIALIMVSLGLWSYMGMKKFVYKALPGTFTEDEKEAQLKRMVDLNVSPFYGVASKWDYENNKWKE, via the exons ATGGCGAACCGTCTCCTTAGTCTATGCGCCAGAAACTTTCAGAAGATTCAAAAAGCAGGAATCCATGACCGAGCCAAGATTGGAAATAGAGAAATTGTAGGTTTCGGATATAATGGCCAAGCAAATTATATGGACAGAGCGGATTTCCCCCTTCCAGCCATCCGGTTCAGGGAGAACACTCCCGACATTCAG GCCTTGAGGGAAAAAGAGAAGGGCGATTGGAAGAAATTGACGATTGAGGAGAAAAAAGCCTTGTACAG GGCATCATTTTGTCAAACTTTTGCGGAAATGAAAGCTCCTACAGGGGAGTGGAAGTCTACGATTGGGATTGCCCTTATCATGGTTTCTCTTGGCTTGTGGTCATACATGGGAATGAAGAAATTTG TGTATAAGGCTCTACCTGGAACATTCACCGAAGATGAGAAAGAAGCTCAGCTTAAGAGGATGGTAGACTTAAATGTTAGTCCATTTTATGGTGTTGCTTCTAAGTGGGATTACGAAAATAACAAGTGGAAGGAATAA